From the genome of Alkalimarinus coralli:
TTCGATAGAACCCTGCCAATATCAAACCAGGCAGGCACAGATAACACTCAGCCGCTTCACGTAACCGGGCCCGCCTCTTCTCCTGAGAGCAAGCAGCCAGCACGCTCCAGTGGAGCGCCGATACCGCTTAAGGAGACTCTTTTAAGCGGCGTTGAAAAGCATGCCATTCCAGCGCTATGTTTAAAAACCAATACCCGCTCCATAACCACGGTCGAAAAAACCGGAAGCATTTTTCGCTGGACGGATCAGAACGGGCAAGTCCATTTCTCGGATAGCAAACCATCACAACAGGCCAGTGATGAGATAACCGCTAACTACCGGTCAGACAAACAGTTTTTCCGAATGAACCTGACCAGCCCCGAACAGGTATTACCCACGCTGCTTGGCGAACAGCTGCAACGAGATGTCAGCGCGATATTCGGCTATCTATCTGACCGAATGGCCAGCCAGTACTTGCGACAAGTTGACCTTAACCTGAAAGTCTTTAACTCGGCCAAAGGGTTTGAACAATACCGGCAGGCGCACGCCCCTTCACTTAAGTCTGCGGCCGGGTTTTATACCGCCTTAAACAACGAAGCCGTCGTCATGAGACAGCGTTATGATCAGCATACCCGCGCCATAGCTCGACATGAAACGACTCACGTTATTAACGCAGGGCTATTTGGCCGCACCCCGATCTGGTTTAATGAGGGGATAGCAGAATTCTTCGAAAGCTATGAGTACAGCGGGCTCAAAGCTGGGGCAACCAACACTAACCGCTATCACCTTCGCCATCTATCAACACTATTAAAGCAGGGTCAACTGCCCTCTTTGCGGGACTACCTGACGCTATCAGATCTGGAGTGGCGGTCACGCAATCAAAGAACCATGTATAGCTTGGCATGGTCTGTTATTTACCTGCTGCAAAACCACCAAAAAGGTGAGCAGTTTACCCGTCATTTACTGGCAGAGATGGCAGAAAACCCATGCTCGGAACTCGACACATTGCAGTTCTGGGACAAACATTACCCCGGTGGTCTGTCTGCATTTGAGAGCCGTTGGCGAATAATGCTACAAACAGCGCGAGAAGGCTGACTGAGGATAACGATCAACCCCCTAGGGCACTAATCGTCTGGCGAACGGCAACTTTGCCAGTATCATCGTAACCAGTAGTGCGACAATCAGAACCAGCAAGCTGATCAGCGGAATGGCCAACCAGTTTGAGCCAAAAAAATCATACACGCCGTTTTCCAGCTTTCGCACCGGGATCAATAGCAACGGATGAACCAGATATATCCCAAGACTATATCTGGAGACAATAGACACCACATCCCGCAAACGACCTTGTATGCGTTCGGCATAACATTGCGCCAGCACAAATAGCATCCCGGCGATAAGCACCGTATTGAGAGACTTGTATCCCATAAAAAATGCACGATACTTGCCATCGGTGAAGGATAAATAAGCACTGCCAAAGGCGTTCAACAAAAGACAGACAACGCCCGCCACTACCCAGTACTTGAGCTCGGGGCGATTATCACGGTTAAACAGATACCAACCCAATACCAGGTAGCCCGAATAGAGTACAATATTTTGCCTTAGCGGCGTTTCAACCTTAAGCAGGTGCATTAGCGTCAGCAGCCCCCAGGCAGACAGCAGAA
Proteins encoded in this window:
- a CDS encoding DUF1570 domain-containing protein, producing MTTLLKTLLGIIFTAYVAFITWGNLSLPQKHWVFDLFGIPFDRTLPISNQAGTDNTQPLHVTGPASSPESKQPARSSGAPIPLKETLLSGVEKHAIPALCLKTNTRSITTVEKTGSIFRWTDQNGQVHFSDSKPSQQASDEITANYRSDKQFFRMNLTSPEQVLPTLLGEQLQRDVSAIFGYLSDRMASQYLRQVDLNLKVFNSAKGFEQYRQAHAPSLKSAAGFYTALNNEAVVMRQRYDQHTRAIARHETTHVINAGLFGRTPIWFNEGIAEFFESYEYSGLKAGATNTNRYHLRHLSTLLKQGQLPSLRDYLTLSDLEWRSRNQRTMYSLAWSVIYLLQNHQKGEQFTRHLLAEMAENPCSELDTLQFWDKHYPGGLSAFESRWRIMLQTAREG
- a CDS encoding acyltransferase, which gives rise to MSEVRPSIFYIDLLRFIAAIAVVVIHVLGPFRFLYGDISDSDWLAAMGYNSISRWAVPVFMMISGALLISDHKPFDCQRYLTRRLGKVVIPFVAWTLIYAFVGGFEGYSWSEAATVKLLLESTNEPVWYHLWFFYDFIPLYFVIPLLALVLYQMRSEHVKLLLSAWGLLTLMHLLKVETPLRQNIVLYSGYLVLGWYLFNRDNRPELKYWVVAGVVCLLLNAFGSAYLSFTDGKYRAFFMGYKSLNTVLIAGMLFVLAQCYAERIQGRLRDVVSIVSRYSLGIYLVHPLLLIPVRKLENGVYDFFGSNWLAIPLISLLVLIVALLVTMILAKLPFARRLVP